Proteins encoded together in one Candidatus Xianfuyuplasma coldseepsis window:
- the mnmA gene encoding tRNA 2-thiouridine(34) synthase MnmA, whose translation MKKRVVVGLSGGVDSSVAAALLKEQGYDVIGLFMRNWDSTTNNDILGNPTIDDDICPQEIDYQDAEKVANKLGVPIFRVDFIKEYWDNVFTYFLDEYKKGRTPNPDILCNKYIKFDAFIEHAKQFNPDYIAMGHYARVEHGDHPKLLRGIDNNKDQTYFLSQLTEKQLSHTLFPVGELTKQEVRDIAHKYDLATKDKKDSTGICFIGERDFNRFLANYLPSQSGNMITEDGDVLNTHQGLMYYTIGQRKGLGIGGSNQYDNKPWFVIGKNLETNDLIIGQGFHHPVLYSDSCIVEDVNLINLKRFEGPLYCTAKFRYRQQDHPVTIEFNDDDTLQVTFEQDIRAITPGQAAVFYDGEVCLGGGFIKAAYKNGQKRQY comes from the coding sequence ATGAAAAAACGAGTTGTTGTTGGACTTAGTGGTGGCGTTGACAGTAGCGTTGCTGCAGCATTATTAAAAGAACAAGGCTATGATGTCATTGGTCTTTTTATGCGTAACTGGGATTCCACAACAAACAACGATATTCTTGGTAATCCAACAATCGATGATGACATCTGCCCACAAGAGATTGACTACCAAGATGCAGAAAAGGTAGCCAACAAATTAGGTGTGCCTATATTTAGGGTTGACTTCATTAAAGAATATTGGGATAATGTATTCACATACTTCCTTGATGAGTATAAAAAAGGACGGACACCAAACCCGGATATTCTGTGCAATAAATACATAAAATTTGATGCATTTATCGAACACGCAAAACAATTTAATCCAGACTATATTGCCATGGGTCATTATGCCAGAGTTGAGCATGGCGACCATCCGAAACTACTCCGGGGGATTGATAATAACAAGGATCAAACCTACTTCCTTAGTCAATTGACCGAAAAGCAATTATCACATACATTATTTCCTGTTGGTGAACTGACAAAACAAGAAGTTCGTGATATTGCTCACAAGTATGATTTAGCCACCAAAGACAAAAAAGATTCCACGGGAATATGCTTTATTGGTGAACGCGATTTCAATCGTTTTCTAGCCAACTATCTACCGAGTCAGTCAGGAAACATGATTACCGAAGATGGTGATGTATTAAATACCCATCAAGGGTTGATGTATTACACCATTGGCCAACGAAAAGGTCTCGGTATTGGTGGAAGTAATCAATATGATAATAAACCGTGGTTTGTCATTGGTAAAAACCTAGAAACCAATGATTTGATTATCGGACAAGGATTTCATCATCCCGTATTGTACAGTGATTCATGTATCGTGGAAGATGTCAATTTAATCAATCTAAAGCGTTTTGAAGGACCGTTATATTGTACGGCAAAATTCCGGTATCGCCAACAAGATCATCCGGTAACCATTGAATTTAACGATGACGATACACTACAAGTTACCTTTGAACAGGATATTCGAGCAATTACACCAGGACAAGCAGCAGTATTTTACGATGGCGAAGTCTGTCTAGGAGGCGGGTTTATCAAAGCAGCCTACAAAAATGGACAAAAACGACAATATTAG
- a CDS encoding peptidylprolyl isomerase: MNGTIILANNHIIEIELFEQEAPITVNNFKTLANKGFYNGLTFHRVIPGFVAQGGCPIGNGTGGPGYTIPCETKNNPHKHVVGAISMAHAGKDTGGSQFFICYDSFPHLDGVHTVFGQVTKGMEFVDQIQQGDRIKEIII, from the coding sequence ATGAACGGAACCATTATTTTAGCAAACAACCATATTATCGAAATTGAACTATTCGAACAAGAAGCACCAATCACAGTTAACAACTTTAAGACATTGGCGAACAAAGGATTCTACAACGGACTCACATTTCATCGTGTCATTCCTGGATTTGTTGCACAAGGTGGATGTCCAATCGGAAATGGTACCGGTGGACCCGGATACACGATTCCTTGTGAAACCAAAAACAACCCACACAAGCATGTTGTTGGTGCGATTAGTATGGCTCATGCTGGAAAAGATACCGGTGGCAGTCAGTTCTTTATCTGCTATGATAGCTTCCCCCATTTAGATGGTGTTCACACCGTCTTTGGGCAAGTCACAAAAGGGATGGAATTTGTCGATCAAATCCAACAAGGAGATCGAATCAAAGAAATCATTATATAG
- a CDS encoding patatin-like phospholipase family protein, with protein MKKLGIALAGGGARGAYQIGAWKALKEFGIDQHITAFSGASVGSLNAVLFAMGDYELAKETWMNLDDKSLFNIEKHIMKRLFKEKLNFFNRGVFSTRKLEKMLHETIDYDIIKDKEIYVATTHIGDDNSTFFDLLRTNYEHYFKKNQRIHYVDLRTIDPETIEKTLLASCAIPIAFRPITIKGKTYYDGGVLDNTPYQPLIDAGCDTIIVIDLYTFSSMRIKKVEEANVYTIFPKRSLRGILDFSHKHIERRFELGYHDMKQKLETIKDELL; from the coding sequence ATGAAAAAACTAGGCATAGCTCTTGCTGGTGGAGGCGCTAGAGGAGCGTATCAAATTGGTGCATGGAAAGCGCTGAAAGAATTTGGAATCGACCAACATATTACAGCCTTTAGCGGCGCAAGTGTTGGTTCATTGAATGCCGTGTTGTTTGCTATGGGGGACTACGAACTTGCAAAAGAAACATGGATGAATTTGGATGATAAGAGTTTGTTCAATATCGAAAAACATATCATGAAACGCTTGTTTAAAGAAAAACTCAACTTCTTTAACCGTGGTGTATTTAGCACCCGTAAACTGGAGAAAATGCTTCATGAAACAATCGATTATGACATCATTAAAGACAAAGAAATATACGTTGCGACAACACATATTGGTGATGACAACAGCACATTTTTTGACCTACTACGAACAAACTATGAACATTACTTCAAAAAAAATCAGCGCATTCATTACGTTGATTTGCGAACCATTGATCCAGAAACCATTGAAAAGACATTGTTGGCTTCCTGCGCTATTCCAATTGCATTCCGACCGATTACAATCAAAGGGAAAACCTATTACGATGGCGGTGTGTTAGACAATACACCCTATCAACCATTAATTGATGCCGGATGCGATACGATTATCGTTATCGATTTGTATACATTCAGTTCGATGCGGATTAAAAAAGTCGAAGAGGCAAACGTCTATACCATTTTTCCCAAACGCAGTTTACGAGGAATTCTTGATTTTTCTCACAAACACATCGAACGCCGATTTGAACTCGGATATCACGATATGAAGCAGAAACTAGAAACGATTAAAGATGAATTACTATGA